The genome window ttaagtatacatattttttaaaatttattttcaatttattggaaaatatttattttgatatttttagtatttttgatgtattatatatttttaaattatataaaaattaatatgagcaGGCTGGGTCGAGCCCggattttaacatttttatccgggTTGGGCTCGGGCAAAATTTTAGTCTCATTTTTCGGGTCGGATCTGGCCTAACAAACGGgcataaatttttagttaatccTAACCCAACCCGGGCCATGTACACCTCTAATAGTGTTGTTGTGGAATCGACAATTTAGAGATTGTGGATTTGTCAGTATGGTGTGGATAAATGTTTTGCCAACAAGGCCCGAGACATTTGTTTCAGCTTGCCAAGAAAAAGGTTGGTACTATGGAATATCAAGAATGAAGGCAATCTGTTGTCTTATGTAGGTGAGTGGGCTACGTCCTTTTCCATTATTTGCTGGTTTATTTGGAAAAACATGAATGGTTTTACTTTCAGTCATTCTAGTGAGAGTAGCTCTGAATTAATCAGCTCAGCCAAGGCATGGACAAAATCATTCGTGGCTAAAGAGTTCATTAACCAATGGGCCTGTACGTCTATGACAGCAGGAAGGGGGCAACTACTTGGGTTAGTATGGGTTAAAGTTGATGTTGATGGATCGGTGGCAAGGCAAATCTCGAAGGTGGCTATTGGAGAGGCAATGAAGAGGTTTCTAGTGGTGGCTGGTTGGTAGGCCTCAAAATGACAGTTGGTTTGATTGGTATTTTACAAGTAGAAGTTAAAGCAATTTTAGAAGGTATAGAATTGGCTTGGAACTCAAGATTCAGGCAAGTTGAATTAGAAAGTGATAATATAATGTTGATTGAATTCATTCGGAATGGTTGGACATCAATGAGTAATGTTGATGAAATCAAATGCATTCATGACTGGTGTTTGAAATCTTAGGAAGTTAAGTTTAGACATATTCAGAGGGATGCCAATAAAGTTGCAGACTGCATTGCTAAGGCAAATGGTGACGTGATGGATCAActgattattttttacaatCTTCTAAATTATGTGAGGGACTTTTTAGAAGAGGATATTCGATAGTCTTTGTTGGTCACAGATAGAATGCTCTAGTTTCTAATGTTTTCTtataattgttataaatttactatttactatttactaataaaataaaaataaaaaatcctaaaagtaaataaaaattttaataattattcgAGGATGAACCTACTTACTATGTTAGCCACGTCTTCACTTCATAGTAGAAatagatggaatttttaacggaagaccaatttactttttgaCCTAATGTacatagattaatttttttaataaagagaGCAAAACGCTTAGGAATCAAACATTACAGGGACAaagctattttttttcttgggggccaaagttaaattataaactttatgaATGCTAAgatataattttgttattgaattgacttatatttttactgtttttatacgggttaaatcataattttattaattttgaatattaaagtacaaatttacaatatattaacttaaactttacaatttttaaaaggtttaaaaaggaaattttccAAGAGAGAGGCCATGGCATATGCATGTCCCCTAAATATAAGACCATGAGTTATTGTCTCTCTCATCTTTATCATCTTCATTTCCTTCATTAAATTGACGTGTTCGAACGGTTAACTGAATTGAACTAGTATTAACtgaattcttttaaaaattaataattgattttcgaccaaattaaatcaattaatcgaCCGATTACTTGAATTAGATCGATTCGAtcaattaattcgattttaaccaaatttaaacaccactaaattaaataaaatcctTAAAAACTCCAACAAGAGAtactaataatttataaattaaaagaatactAAAAAGCTTTGAAGGctttcaaaattaaactattagCTACCACTTCCCATTTAAGTAAACTTTTTGGGGcagtaattcaaattttattattctcttaataaagaaaaaatctaattaaaatattttaaaatttaaaatttaaatttatgtcatTACTTATGAtacaaagaataaaaataaaaggaaattttcatcaaattctcTTTTAGACAAAAAGAAAGTTAATTGATAAAGCTTTCCAAAATGGTTAAAGATTCCATAAAtaactatttattaaaaattaaattgaaattttgtttcatttattttaaaaataaatttatatgttacaATGTcattatatttgaatatataaatagataaaacttttaatgaaataactaatttttttataaaatatacagatcactttatttattttttgaaaagaaaaagtgtaaaatggaaaaattttcatttaggctatttatagtttataaaattttaaattaataatggtaaaattacattttgacccgaaaataataagaatttgatttaatcctttaaaaattataaagacataaactattaaaatgatgaaattacatttttactatcataaaaatatacaatttaattccagtttaccccccaaattttttttttgtctctccCGCTGCCACCACTTGCATTTTGAGCAAATTAACTTTCAAGTGTATTATTATCGATTGAGTGTTGTTATGAGTATTATTATCAATGTAGGAATACGTGAATTCAAGTAAGTTGAAACACATTATTCTCCCATTTATATGTTaggttaataaaagactataaataattatagatattatataaaaaagaacagatataatcgtaacttataatatattattaaaaaaaaacaaaattcttctCCTACGAGCATTTAAGCTTTCAAAATAACATCACATATCACCCTCTTcacattttcttaataaaaacttGTAAATTTCTTTACCAAATTTCCCTTTCTCTTTCCAATATTCAGTCACACAGAACAATCCATCGTAAACAAACTTATAGTTACACCCACGATCACCACTACCATCATCATTGACCTTACGAATCACCCTCACCGGCATTTTATCATCCATATTGTTCTTCAGCGCAAGGTTCCCACGTACAAGCTTTTGATCTTTATTGGGATTGTCACCTTCGCCGCAATAGACCAACTTATCCGAACAAATCTCATCGACGTTGTCGTACCGACCGGAATCAACGATGCTTGTAGCCAGGATTTTTCCATTGATAAGTTTCATGTAGTCTATTCCTCTTTGAAACTCATGTTGAAGCCCAACGATACTTAAGTACTCACCTCGCCAGTAAAAATGGTCAACAATTTTAGTCCCTGAAATGGGTCCTATTTGCTTACTAGTGTTAACCCATTTCCCCATGGTCCTAACAACCACCTTGGCTGCTCTTATATGAACTTTTAAGCCCGAGTTTCGACCATTTTCATGTTCTTGCCAGAGCTTGTTTACAGTTTTTTTCTTGTCGAGTAACTCTCTGTAAAAGCTTAAAGCTTTCTTAATATTCCGACGAGTTTCATACCATTTTGCAGTTAAAGGCTTCTCTTTGTCGTCACGAAACAGACCCTTACAAGGAATCACTCTTTTGCCATCTTTAGCTCTGTTAAGTTTCGATGAAGACTTAACATTTCCAAGCTTTTGACACAGAGCCGCCATGGATAATCCTAAACAACACTCCCAAAAAAAGTTTACATTACAtacatatacttttttttttgaaacaaacattacatacatatacatatacatatacatatacatatacaaagaAAAGAGCTAAAAATAATTCATTGCAACAGTGAGGAAATAATTAGTGTAAAAAACATGAACAGGAGGTGATTATTGTAAAAAAGAAGTAAaggagaaattttgaaataaagttGAGAGATCGTACAGAATGAGGAAAAAGAACCAAGTAAAAACGAAGGTGTAGAGAAGGAATGTTGAGTTGAGTGTATCAATAGAACCTTGAAAGGAATGTATAAATGAGGGAGAAATTTTGCCGGAAAGGAAAAAACAGATGGAAAATTTTTGGAACGCAAGGAAAAACAGATGATTTTCATTAAACGGTCAAGCCCGACAAGAGGATCAGGGCCCGATTCAATACATCGGTTAACCGTTAATGAGAAAAAAGATCGCGTTCAACATTTTGTTGGGTAATTATTTTAGAGACGAAGGTGTGATAACATGTGGATCCAAGATGATTAAAGCAATTCAGAAAAGGGTTTCAGATGTTTCAAATTCTACTTTGATAAGGAAGATCATTCACACCTTATAACATATAAGATAGTGGCATATAAGACATATCCTGTTGGAAAAAAATCTAACTGCAAACTGTTAAGTTAAGATGGTATTTGATAAGAAGATCAATGTGCGAGTGTTTGTTGATGCCCTTACGgaacttttaacaattttataatcTGATAGAGTTAGCGGCTTCTGTAATCTTAGtagtttgagtttttttattattataaaaaagaacaaaagattaTATACAATTTTGTTGAGTTTATTGAATGCTTTACTTTTAACTCTTTATATAATAGTTTATAGTGACTTTCCGTCTATATAAGTGACTTTTTGATTTGCTATATCCATTTATCCTAATCACGTAACTCTTTTTTAATCAGTTATTAGATTTCATCTTTCATTATTGCgtttctatttttatcattttttataatttatttaacatgtAATATCGTTTGAGACTGTAGAATTTGGAGATCTCGTCCGCACGATGACCTAGAAAAATTTAACCATTGTTTCAAATaagcctttgcaattcctttacATACTTGATGATACCCatgaaaccaactaaaaatacaacaaagcaagtgcacctatcgataaatagtatagctacgatgagcaagatatcgttcccacgaagactaaaagtactagtaattaccatatttctattatttaactggtaaattgaaatgattgattaaaaataaaattagctaaattaattaactaagaacatgaaaaagaacaaattagaaaaataatcgATTAACAACTAAGGAGCGAAACAATACCCAataaagaatccacctagacgcatttgtcattatcaatcaattaaataatttattcacttaatATCTTGATTTGTAGAAATCCTTAAAATATGTTAACATCTCTCTTTAAGACTAAGAGCAACCGACtttaagttgattaattgaattttctttctaattaaaacccctattatcgcattaactcgatatatggattcccctattagatttgactctaatctggtagatttatatcatcctatttctaggattatatgcaactccactcaattatactaaatatactcttaaacagggtctattcctcctccgaattaagcacatcaaacatgaatCAATAATCCGGaaatattaaatcaagaattaagcacacataattgaaaacaatattcaagtatttattgcgtaaaatagaaatcaaaagacaaaattcatcatagggtttaTCTCatctaggtatttagaaaattagttcataatcgcgaataaaaacatctcaaagacaATATACCCACAGAAAATAgagaaactcataataaacttcaaagaaatcaaatggagatcttcaatcttggtGGAAATCTGCTTCCGAATCTACTTCATTGGTGTTTTccgagttgttttcttcaatattctctgATGGCTCCCACTTCTAttcttatatttggtatatataggtcttagaatgcttgaaaaacctaaaaattatgtttttccgCGTATTTAGAGTGTGAATCACGATATCCACATGGATTGGCACATGACCGTATGgctcacatggccatgtgtttAGCCCATGTGGCTCCTGAAATATGCTCCAATTATTCGATTTTCGCTCGTTTTGCTCcaaaatgctctcctaagtatagaaacatgaatttaaaggattaagagtataaaattcaccattttacattgattaataatttaaaaacgcattaagaacgagattaaaatatattacttttgACACTTATCACTTGAATATGTTGGCTATTATTTGTAAAGATTGCGATAAAAccaaaactttttaaaaatactaaccCACATAAACTGACCTAAGATCAAATGAACATGTGACTTGAATGGTCAAAATCATCATAAGGGCCGGCAAGGATGAAGTTAGAACATTTTTGTAAGAGGTTAGAatgaatttgtatatttttatgaaagctaaaatgtaatttcacaattttaaaagatgatctctttataattcttaaatggctaaataaaaaaattattatttttagataaactgtaattttaccatttatcaaattaaaatcttgtaaattttaaaagatcaaaagttaaattttacattttataaggGTTGCTTGCGAATTGAAGCCCAAATGAAGGCTTTCCATGATGGTTCTCATGAAGGTACTAAAAGCAAACCATATCAGTTTTGGGCCAATAACAGGCCTAGATGATCACTCTTGGTGTTAAAACATAAtggtataaatttttatattttttatttagaatttagtttatttaatttaatttttaaaaaattagcagTTCagttattaatatcaataatttttttttttgttaaattcaggtcaattaaaaatatcatttttttacataaCTACCAAATGTGGggttcttttgttttctttttttcaaaatgtaaCACCACATACAATACTAACTAATAAAAACGTGACacatattatgtttttttattattttttaacattaatctcattatatctgttttttttatacaatgcttagaactacTCAAAGTCCCTCCCTAACCCTTAATAGGAAAATAATGCGTTTCAGAACACTTAAACCTAAGTCCTCTTACactaaaaacaatattaatgtCAATCGAACTAATACTCAATCGACAATATGCTCTTATTAGCCATAGTACACCTTAATAATTAAGCCCTTCTTTATTTTGTATCTTAtctaaaaaaaatgttaataatttggtAAGGGGATGATATTAATGTACAATTGTAGAGGGCCAATGTATTAAATTTCAACGGTCATCCAAGGACGGTCCCCATCACATTTTTTGtttgatattataaatataaataccaaatatgTGTAAGCTCGTGATGTGTCAGAACTTTTTTCCCCAAAATCATGACCTAAATTTACATTATTGGTaacattgaaaaaaaagaaccctactttcaaaattttttctgtTTGCCCAATTTTGAGGCTTGACAATGTCAAATGATGATGGCCCTACTTTGTTTCACTATGTTAAAAGATTCCTTCTATCCTTTGATTGAGATAAGGTATACCATGCACTTCCCCACTTTATTCACACCACCAATTTGTGTAAAGggttttttccctcttttttttttttaattaacggttgaaaaatttatatggttgataaaataataagatagcTACATATGGTAATATGTATTTCATATTGATGtacattaactaaattttaacaataaaaatggatgtaacttttaacaaaaagaccatttcaaaaagaaaagaacagaaAGAGTAAGTCAAATGTAAGAAACTAAACTAATCCCTCCGATGAGGAATCCTCAATCAACCATAATCCTGTTCTCCTGTCACGAGCCATCTTGACGAGACCATCTGCgatcttattttctttttagggAATATGCTGTAGTCTCCATGTCCTACAATAGCAAAGAGCTGATGGATTCTCCTGACCGAAACGGAATTGAAATCCCCAAATGATCTATCCTAAAGACTgctaatttgaattaaaatccTCTCAAAACCCCAATCTAGTATAACTTTCAATCTATCCAAGATGTCTCAAAGTTTCAATCTAGTCTAGCACAATACAACATTCCAAATATCTGCTGAAACCAAGAATCTACCCTCCATTTCTTTTTAGTCTAACATATAAACACTAATTTacgtattttttaaataaaaaaataaaatataattcgaCTTATAATACAAATCCTCCGTGTTACTTTTATCCGTTACCCCAAAtcaaatgaaaagagaaaggaaTTCCAACTGCCACTAGTTTACACTTTGGAAATAAAAAAGGTGGTAAAGGAATGGGGTATGATTGGAGAATAATATTCAAATCCCAACAATACTAATGAGGTCTTGCGGAGATTTTAGGTTGGGGTTTTATGTTGCGTAATATTGTTTGTAGGGTTTATCTTAGAGGCGACATTGTTGGGGAGGTAGTCACGGGCCTCGAACATGAATTGTAAGACGATCTTGAAgaatattaaaagttatatatatatatatataaactataattaaactttcatgtatataactgcaccaaattaaaattactgttataatttataaaatgaaggttgatatttatattattatttatttgtgtttattaatttttattacattgtttttgtaatttttattttatagtaattgacctaaaattaataaaatgattgatttgtcatatatatttttaggcCAAAATAAACCCtccatctatatatatattaattataagaagcaaaaggttaatttttttattcttggtatattatcaaatttagctcacaatatttatatcttttgctaatttggtccttatcatttaattaaatttggccattaatctttcaaaaagaatcaatttattttttttaatgaaaatgctaatcaaaacattaattttttaacgatGTTGGCACAACAATCCGTGTGACAATCCATCCATACGTACTTTATGCTAACATGCcactatttatcttatatatcatattaacaaataatttaaattttataaaatattaaaaaattataaaaaaatagtatgaAGTAAATGTGAATTAGGATGTAagttacatatataaaattttattttcattaaaattgacaatttaattcttttaaagaTTGATAGTTAAATCTAACTCTTTTAAAATGTAAAGAGGAATAAAGagctaaatttaacttaaaaaaggaataaaaattaaaatgataaagaaaattgaaattatttacaGGAAATATCAGGAGGAAAGTAGGTATCCCTATATATGATTCTTCACCCACTATataactttatttcttcttcattgtAGCACACATATAGTTTCATTTAAGGTAGATCTGCATTTGAATTCATCAAACAGCCATGGAAGCTCTCCTCTCTCAATTCACTTTCCTCTCAGATCAAGCTTTACAAGGCAACAAGAACTTCGACCCATCCGCCATGGAAGACCTAATGAAGCTTTTCGAGATCGAATCTTACAAAGCATGGGCAGCTTTGGAGCTAGAGGAAGAAAAACAAGTGAAAGGAGCTGAAATAACCATGCAACAAGCAGAGGATTATTTTGACTCAGTCATGGAAACCGCCGTGGATGAGTTCAGGCGATTCGAGGAAGAAATGGAACGCGAGTCAAAAGCTGAACTCAGTGGTGTTGATGATACTGCtgagaaagttaaaaaaatgggGGATTTGATGGAAAAAGGTGCAAACATTGCTTCTAAATTGTATGTTGAAGCTGCTATGAAATCTGCAGGTTTTAATGGACTTTCACCTAACAAGGTTCATCCTTCatgaaaaaagttatatatatatattttctatttatttaatttcatttttttgtaatttatatgtatgattGATAAGGAAGCTTGATGGGGGTTTCTTTGATGttactgttttttttaatggattatttgtttttaattaaaatccatGAACTGGGTTTCAAGCAATTTTTCCACAAATTCTTCGGCTATGAGTTCTTCTTTCCATGCACAGTCATAGAATCGTTGTTTATCATATTGTATTTAATTCAATGATTTCGTGTACTTGTAGCggtaaacaattttttattctttctattaaaattttgagtaaagtAGCCCTTGTATGCTGATTAAAGAGGCAACTGTTCTGGGTTATAACCATTAACTAGGAGAGTATTCGATATTTAAAGTTGAGCTATGAGGCATTCTGGA of Gossypium raimondii isolate GPD5lz chromosome 3, ASM2569854v1, whole genome shotgun sequence contains these proteins:
- the LOC105795474 gene encoding uncharacterized protein LOC105795474; translation: MEALLSQFTFLSDQALQGNKNFDPSAMEDLMKLFEIESYKAWAALELEEEKQVKGAEITMQQAEDYFDSVMETAVDEFRRFEEEMERESKAELSGVDDTAEKVKKMGDLMEKGANIASKLYVEAAMKSAGFNGLSPNKVHPS